From a region of the Paralichthys olivaceus isolate ysfri-2021 chromosome 4, ASM2471397v2, whole genome shotgun sequence genome:
- the asphd2 gene encoding aspartate beta-hydroxylase domain-containing protein 2, whose product MEWSLESVREMVAGGMQSVRECEICAFAIAMCVLLLFMWYCYRVGREHGSSPLRGRYLAGPGRIGGVVGGFMSSDCRGRGKGKHGLMLEEQNGFAFCQSSECFRCTSAGESLNQRLYHSLQDYAKRYTWSGMGRVHKGVRDQGRYLNSRPTIQRPEVFFLPDLPSAPFFSREIQRHDVELLEQSFPALLAEFESIYHQPPARSGSPLPPGWKVNSTPRGQWWTYYLVNQGTPLVLNVRRCPRAWRVLGQLRTFIANNVFGNACFSVLTPGALITEHYGPTNVRLRCHLGLRVPPSCELVVGGEPQCWSEGSCLLFDDSFLHRAFHEGGADDGPRVVFMVDLWHPNVAAAERQALDYIFTPGRLEDREGK is encoded by the exons ATGGAGTGGTCGCTGGAGAGTGTGAGGGAGATGGTGGCCGGAGGGATGCAGTCTGTGAGGGAGTGTGAGATCTGTGCTTTTGCCATAGCCATGTGCGTGCTGCTGCTATTCATGTGGTATTGTTACAGGGTGGGCCGGGAGCACGGCTCGAGCCCCCTGCGTGGGAGGTATCTGGCCGGGCCTGGCCGGATTGGTGGCGTTGTAGGGGGCTTCATGAGCTCAGACTGTCGTGGCAGGGGCAAAGGGAAACATGGACTAATGCTGGAAGAGCAGAACGGTTTCGCATTCTGCCAGTCGTCCGAGTGTTTCCGCTGCACCAGCGCTGGGGAAAGCCTGAACCAGAGGCTCTACCACAGCCTGCAGGATTACGCCAAGCGCTACACCTGGTCAGGTATGGGCAGGGTGCACAAAGGAGTCCGTGATCAAGGCCGCTACCTTAATAGCCGACCAACTATCCAGCGGCCAGAGGTCTTTTTTCTGCCAGACCTGCCGTCAGCACCTTTTTTCTCCAGGGAGATACAGAGGCATGacgtggagctgctggagcagaGCTTCCCTGCCCTTCTGGCTGAGTTTGAGAGCATCTACCACCAGCCTCCGGCCCGCAGTGGCTCCCCTCTCCCGCCGGGTTGGAAGGTCAACAGCACTCCCCGCGGGCAGTGGTGGACCTACTACCTCGTTAACCAAGGCACCCCTCTGGTTCTTAATGTGAGGAGATGTCCGCGGGCGTGGAGGGTGCTGGGACAGCTGCGAACCTTCATCGCCAACAACGTGTTCGGCAACGCCTGCTTCTCTGTGCTGACGCCTGGAGCTCTGATCACTGAGCATTATGGTCCGACGAATGTCAGGCTGCGCTGCCACCTGG gTCTCAGAGTTCCCCCTTCCTGTGAGCTCGTGGTCGGTGGAGAGCCACAGTGCTGGTCCGAGGGCAGCTGTCTGCTTTTTGACGACTCCTTCCTCCACAGGGCCTTTCACGAGG gtggtGCAGATGACGGCCCCAGGGTGGTCTTCATGGTGGACCTGTGGCACCCCAACGTGGCCGCTGCTGAGAGACAAGCCTTGGACTACATTTTTACTCCGGGCCGTTTAGAGGACAGGGAAGGGAAATAG
- the cabp1a gene encoding calcium-binding protein 1a isoform X1, which produces MSSSFPKSESTTSLLKSSAAARRPTHLPERTAESRRSQHHHPQHQHHHRPVAALRSSISKAEESFWSAECDVSARRPLCHPSLVDSQDSSDHAATRDKCKSHAPTHSQVPDPPNSGEAGRGVRERCRSSKPTHRHHHRRKHTREDRPPAAGEPEPEHPRRCHTHSRPVPRVPSLSDSNDDRAPLCEPRDRQGAGLANRAGGQVTSPSPSSCSLVPLSSRSSRRSRRSSAASSASDINLRTILNSLFGQDRELRPEEMDELRDAFKEFDKDKDGFISCKDLGNCMRTMGYMPTEMELIELSQQINMNLGGHVDFEDFVELMGPKLLAETADMIGIKELKDAFREFDTNGDGAISTSELRDAMRKLLGQQVGLKEVEDILRDVDLNGDGLVDFEEFVRMMSR; this is translated from the exons ATGAGCTCCTCTTTCCCAAAATCTGAATCCACGACCTCCTTGTTGAAATCGTCCGCGGCAGCGAGGAGACCGACACACCTCCCTGAGCGCACAGCAGAGAGCCGGAGAAGTCAGCATCACCACCCGCagcaccagcaccaccaccGTCCCGTCGCCGCGCTCCGGAGCAGCATCAGCAAAGCCGAGGAGTCCTTCTGGTCGGCCGAGTGCGACGTCAGCGCCCGGAGACCCCTGTGCCACCCGTCCCTCGTCGACAGCCAGGACAGTAGTGATCACGCAGCTACTCGGGACAAGTGCAAGTCTCATGCCCCGACCCACAGCCAAGTTCCCGACCCGCCAAACAGCGGCGAGGCGGGCCGAGGTGTGAGGGAGCGCTGCAGGTCCTCCAAACCCACACACCGGCACCACCACCGCAGGAAGCACACCCGGGAGGACCGTCCTCCAGCGGCAGGGGAACCCGAGCCCGAGCATCCCCGTCGCTGTCACACTCACAGCCGCCCGGTCCCCAGGGTGCCCTCGCTTTCGGACAGCAACGACGACAGGGCTCCTCTCTGTGAGCCGAGGGACCGTCAGGGGGCCGGTTTGGCCAACAGGGCAGGAGGCCAGGTCACCAGTCCCTCCCCGTCCTCCTGCTCCCTGGTCCCGCTGTCCAGCAGGTCATCCCGTCGCTCCAGGAGATCCAGTGCTGCTTCTTCTGCATCCGATATCAATTTACGCACCATCCTCAATTCACTCTTTGGACAG GACAGAGAGCTGCGGCCAGAGGAAATGGATG AGTTGCGTGATGCTTTCAAAGAATTTGACAAGGACAAGGATGGTTTCATCAGCTGTAAAGACTTGGGAAACTGTATGAGAACCATGGGATACATGCCCACTGAAATGGAGCTGATAGAGCTGAGCCAACAGATAAACATGAACT TGGGAGGTCATGTTGATTTTGAGGATTTCGTAGAGTTGATGGGCCCAAAACTCCTCGCTGAAACAGCTGACATGATCGGAATAAAGGAGTTAAAAGATGCGTTCAGAGAG TTTGACACTAATGGAGATGGTGCCATAAGCACATCCGAGCTCCGAGATGCAATGAGAAAGCTGTTGGGCCAACAG GTGGGTCTGAAGGAAGTAGAAGATATCCTGAGGGATGTCGACTTAAATGGAGATGGGCTTGTTGACTTTGAAG agTTTGTACGAATGATGTCTCGCTGA
- the cabp1a gene encoding calcium-binding protein 1a isoform X4, translated as MGLAETRVFTPLKTQTANLTEKKSSWSFLVCLFSLGMGNCLDWPLRTMLQDAERRLRGVVPCEEMGHAGYLWPYQESIVSMTQNCVLVSNILGQTCVFLSKGVAKCRQTDRELRPEEMDELRDAFKEFDKDKDGFISCKDLGNCMRTMGYMPTEMELIELSQQINMNLGGHVDFEDFVELMGPKLLAETADMIGIKELKDAFREFDTNGDGAISTSELRDAMRKLLGQQVGLKEVEDILRDVDLNGDGLVDFEEFVRMMSR; from the exons ATGGGTCTTGCTGAAACCAGAGTTTTTACTCCTCTAAAAACCCAAACTGCAAACTTGACGGAGAAAAAGTCCTCATGGTCCTTTTTAgtgtgtcttttctctcttgGTATGGGAAACTGCTTAGACTGGCCCCTGAGAACG ATGCTCCAGGATGCTGAGAGGAGACTCAGAGGGGTGGTGCCCTGTGAGGAGATGGGCCATGCAGGGTATCTCTGGCCTTATCAGGAGTCCATTGTTTCCATGACACAAAACTGTGTTCTCGTGAGCAACATACTGGGACAAACCTGTGTCTTCCTGAGTAAAGGCGTGGCCAAGTGCAGGCAGACT GACAGAGAGCTGCGGCCAGAGGAAATGGATG AGTTGCGTGATGCTTTCAAAGAATTTGACAAGGACAAGGATGGTTTCATCAGCTGTAAAGACTTGGGAAACTGTATGAGAACCATGGGATACATGCCCACTGAAATGGAGCTGATAGAGCTGAGCCAACAGATAAACATGAACT TGGGAGGTCATGTTGATTTTGAGGATTTCGTAGAGTTGATGGGCCCAAAACTCCTCGCTGAAACAGCTGACATGATCGGAATAAAGGAGTTAAAAGATGCGTTCAGAGAG TTTGACACTAATGGAGATGGTGCCATAAGCACATCCGAGCTCCGAGATGCAATGAGAAAGCTGTTGGGCCAACAG GTGGGTCTGAAGGAAGTAGAAGATATCCTGAGGGATGTCGACTTAAATGGAGATGGGCTTGTTGACTTTGAAG agTTTGTACGAATGATGTCTCGCTGA
- the cabp1a gene encoding calcium-binding protein 1a isoform X2: MGLAETRVFTPLKTQTANLTEKKSSWSFLVCLFSLGMGNCLDWPLRTPLQISNSVSPSGKMLQDAERRLRGVVPCEEMGHAGYLWPYQESIVSMTQNCVLVSNILGQTCVFLSKGVAKCRQTDRELRPEEMDELRDAFKEFDKDKDGFISCKDLGNCMRTMGYMPTEMELIELSQQINMNLGGHVDFEDFVELMGPKLLAETADMIGIKELKDAFREFDTNGDGAISTSELRDAMRKLLGQQVGLKEVEDILRDVDLNGDGLVDFEEFVRMMSR; encoded by the exons ATGGGTCTTGCTGAAACCAGAGTTTTTACTCCTCTAAAAACCCAAACTGCAAACTTGACGGAGAAAAAGTCCTCATGGTCCTTTTTAgtgtgtcttttctctcttgGTATGGGAAACTGCTTAGACTGGCCCCTGAGAACG CCTCTACAGATCTCTAACTCCGTCTCCCCCTCTGGAAAGATGCTCCAGGATGCTGAGAGGAGACTCAGAGGGGTGGTGCCCTGTGAGGAGATGGGCCATGCAGGGTATCTCTGGCCTTATCAGGAGTCCATTGTTTCCATGACACAAAACTGTGTTCTCGTGAGCAACATACTGGGACAAACCTGTGTCTTCCTGAGTAAAGGCGTGGCCAAGTGCAGGCAGACT GACAGAGAGCTGCGGCCAGAGGAAATGGATG AGTTGCGTGATGCTTTCAAAGAATTTGACAAGGACAAGGATGGTTTCATCAGCTGTAAAGACTTGGGAAACTGTATGAGAACCATGGGATACATGCCCACTGAAATGGAGCTGATAGAGCTGAGCCAACAGATAAACATGAACT TGGGAGGTCATGTTGATTTTGAGGATTTCGTAGAGTTGATGGGCCCAAAACTCCTCGCTGAAACAGCTGACATGATCGGAATAAAGGAGTTAAAAGATGCGTTCAGAGAG TTTGACACTAATGGAGATGGTGCCATAAGCACATCCGAGCTCCGAGATGCAATGAGAAAGCTGTTGGGCCAACAG GTGGGTCTGAAGGAAGTAGAAGATATCCTGAGGGATGTCGACTTAAATGGAGATGGGCTTGTTGACTTTGAAG agTTTGTACGAATGATGTCTCGCTGA
- the cabp1a gene encoding calcium-binding protein 1a isoform X3 — MGLAETRVFTPLKTQTANLTEKKSSWSFLVCLFSLGMGNCLDWPLRTDAERRLRGVVPCEEMGHAGYLWPYQESIVSMTQNCVLVSNILGQTCVFLSKGVAKCRQTDRELRPEEMDELRDAFKEFDKDKDGFISCKDLGNCMRTMGYMPTEMELIELSQQINMNLGGHVDFEDFVELMGPKLLAETADMIGIKELKDAFREFDTNGDGAISTSELRDAMRKLLGQQVGLKEVEDILRDVDLNGDGLVDFEEFVRMMSR; from the exons ATGGGTCTTGCTGAAACCAGAGTTTTTACTCCTCTAAAAACCCAAACTGCAAACTTGACGGAGAAAAAGTCCTCATGGTCCTTTTTAgtgtgtcttttctctcttgGTATGGGAAACTGCTTAGACTGGCCCCTGAGAACG GATGCTGAGAGGAGACTCAGAGGGGTGGTGCCCTGTGAGGAGATGGGCCATGCAGGGTATCTCTGGCCTTATCAGGAGTCCATTGTTTCCATGACACAAAACTGTGTTCTCGTGAGCAACATACTGGGACAAACCTGTGTCTTCCTGAGTAAAGGCGTGGCCAAGTGCAGGCAGACT GACAGAGAGCTGCGGCCAGAGGAAATGGATG AGTTGCGTGATGCTTTCAAAGAATTTGACAAGGACAAGGATGGTTTCATCAGCTGTAAAGACTTGGGAAACTGTATGAGAACCATGGGATACATGCCCACTGAAATGGAGCTGATAGAGCTGAGCCAACAGATAAACATGAACT TGGGAGGTCATGTTGATTTTGAGGATTTCGTAGAGTTGATGGGCCCAAAACTCCTCGCTGAAACAGCTGACATGATCGGAATAAAGGAGTTAAAAGATGCGTTCAGAGAG TTTGACACTAATGGAGATGGTGCCATAAGCACATCCGAGCTCCGAGATGCAATGAGAAAGCTGTTGGGCCAACAG GTGGGTCTGAAGGAAGTAGAAGATATCCTGAGGGATGTCGACTTAAATGGAGATGGGCTTGTTGACTTTGAAG agTTTGTACGAATGATGTCTCGCTGA
- the cabp1a gene encoding calcium-binding protein 1a isoform X5: MLQDAERRLRGVVPCEEMGHAGYLWPYQESIVSMTQNCVLVSNILGQTCVFLSKGVAKCRQTDRELRPEEMDELRDAFKEFDKDKDGFISCKDLGNCMRTMGYMPTEMELIELSQQINMNLGGHVDFEDFVELMGPKLLAETADMIGIKELKDAFREFDTNGDGAISTSELRDAMRKLLGQQVGLKEVEDILRDVDLNGDGLVDFEEFVRMMSR; encoded by the exons ATGCTCCAGGATGCTGAGAGGAGACTCAGAGGGGTGGTGCCCTGTGAGGAGATGGGCCATGCAGGGTATCTCTGGCCTTATCAGGAGTCCATTGTTTCCATGACACAAAACTGTGTTCTCGTGAGCAACATACTGGGACAAACCTGTGTCTTCCTGAGTAAAGGCGTGGCCAAGTGCAGGCAGACT GACAGAGAGCTGCGGCCAGAGGAAATGGATG AGTTGCGTGATGCTTTCAAAGAATTTGACAAGGACAAGGATGGTTTCATCAGCTGTAAAGACTTGGGAAACTGTATGAGAACCATGGGATACATGCCCACTGAAATGGAGCTGATAGAGCTGAGCCAACAGATAAACATGAACT TGGGAGGTCATGTTGATTTTGAGGATTTCGTAGAGTTGATGGGCCCAAAACTCCTCGCTGAAACAGCTGACATGATCGGAATAAAGGAGTTAAAAGATGCGTTCAGAGAG TTTGACACTAATGGAGATGGTGCCATAAGCACATCCGAGCTCCGAGATGCAATGAGAAAGCTGTTGGGCCAACAG GTGGGTCTGAAGGAAGTAGAAGATATCCTGAGGGATGTCGACTTAAATGGAGATGGGCTTGTTGACTTTGAAG agTTTGTACGAATGATGTCTCGCTGA
- the cabp1a gene encoding calcium-binding protein 1a isoform X6, producing MEKAADLGLGITRVAALSGDRELRPEEMDELRDAFKEFDKDKDGFISCKDLGNCMRTMGYMPTEMELIELSQQINMNLGGHVDFEDFVELMGPKLLAETADMIGIKELKDAFREFDTNGDGAISTSELRDAMRKLLGQQVGLKEVEDILRDVDLNGDGLVDFEEFVRMMSR from the exons ATGGAGAAGGCTGCCGATTTAGGTCTGGGCATCACTCGAGTCGCAGCGTTGTCGGGG GACAGAGAGCTGCGGCCAGAGGAAATGGATG AGTTGCGTGATGCTTTCAAAGAATTTGACAAGGACAAGGATGGTTTCATCAGCTGTAAAGACTTGGGAAACTGTATGAGAACCATGGGATACATGCCCACTGAAATGGAGCTGATAGAGCTGAGCCAACAGATAAACATGAACT TGGGAGGTCATGTTGATTTTGAGGATTTCGTAGAGTTGATGGGCCCAAAACTCCTCGCTGAAACAGCTGACATGATCGGAATAAAGGAGTTAAAAGATGCGTTCAGAGAG TTTGACACTAATGGAGATGGTGCCATAAGCACATCCGAGCTCCGAGATGCAATGAGAAAGCTGTTGGGCCAACAG GTGGGTCTGAAGGAAGTAGAAGATATCCTGAGGGATGTCGACTTAAATGGAGATGGGCTTGTTGACTTTGAAG agTTTGTACGAATGATGTCTCGCTGA
- the mlec gene encoding malectin yields the protein MQRVTAHLVAGLVAAVLSLLAEQCWADGGGPSLAERVIWAVNAGGETHVDVHGIQFKKDPLEGKLGKASDYGVRLPILRSSPEDQILYQTERYNEDTFGYDVPIREEGDYILVMKYAEVYFAQSQQKVFDVRLNGHVVVKDLDIFDRVGHSTAHDEIVPFSIRRGKLSVQREVSTFNGKLTVEFVKGYYDNPKVCALYVMKGTLEDVPKLQPHPGMEKKDEDDNDDDDDEEGEEGGKKKVPAGSKYRVQSGPRTPNPYAADNSSLMFPILVAFGVFIPTLFCLCRL from the exons ATGCAGCGGGTCACGGCGCACCTCGTCGCCGGGTTGGTCGCAGCGGTGCTGTCGCTGCTCGCAGAGCAGTGCTGGGCGGACGGCGGGGGCCCCAGCCTCGCCGAACGGGTCATCTGGGCTGTCAATGCCGGGGGTGAAACACACGTAGACGTGCACGGGATTCAGTTCAAAAAGGACCCGTTGGAAGGAAAGCTTGGTAAAG CCTCAGACTATGGGGTGCGTTTGCCAATTTTACGCTCCAGTCCAGAAGACCAGATTCTTTATCAGACAGAACGCTACAACGAGGACACTTTTGGATATGATGTTCCCATTCGCGAGGAAGGAGACTATATACTGGTTATGAAGTATGCAGAAGTTTACTTTGCCCAGTCACAGCAAAAG GTGTTTGATGTCCGTCTGAACGGCCATGTGGTGGTGAAGGACCTGGATATCTTTGATCGAGTTGGCCACAGTACCGCTCATGATGAGATAGTGCCTTTCTCTATTCGACGTGGCAAGCTGAGCGTGCAAAGGGAGGTGTCCACTTTCAACGGCAAGCTCACTGTGGAGTTTGTAAAG GGTTATTATGACAACCCAAAGGTCTGTGCGCTCTATGTAATGAAGGGAACATTAGAAG atgtaCCAAAACTTCAGCCTCATCCTGGCATggagaagaaagatgaagatgacaatgatgatgacgatgatgaagaagGCGAGGAAGGTGGAAAGAAAAAGGTGCCAGCAGGTTCTAAGTACAGGGTCCAGTCAGGTCCCCGAACACCAAACCCATACGCAGCCGACAACAGCAGTCTAATGTTTCCCATCCTCGTGGCATTTGGGGTGTTCATCCCCACACTGTTCTGCCTCTGTCGGCTGTGA
- the LOC109633903 gene encoding uncharacterized protein, whose amino-acid sequence MESWHHTEAACCSSLRIRKSGFRHLTMASSHCIWIALILLSVMTSDTGVFGRAVDALGFASQSPRSADESSGPTLRTEDMRRGAEEAHRERCAELAAPWLENTQAAGDNATTLQFRGRPFSPGASQGLVFPGKSLFNFVRRVYQCCHEGLTCRRVKGIQGRLRGDRDVEFLLTREILSLTVTRAELHLQLSNPQHLNVQPVLPSMAKRSLPTRYSVWSRGSRLELRVDLLFLFQSLQEAAGGAGGRGPSLVNMRRVVFSSRGDPLGENPAPHALHDADSHAWGDGVASVLPDLELGLVLGCSQAGAGVSCGSGGVHLSHTPFMALYYR is encoded by the exons ATGGAGAGCTGGCACCACACAGAAGCAGCTTGTTGTTCATCATTGAGGATTCGAAAGTCAGGATTTAGACACCTCACCATGGCCTCCTCGCACTGTATCTGGATTGCTCTCATTCTTCTCTCGGTGATGACAAGTGACACTGGAGTATTTGGTCGTGCAGTAGATGCGCTGGGATTTGCGTCGCAATCGCCGAGAAGTGCAGATGAATCATCCGGACCAACTTTACGCACGGAGGATATGAGGCGCGGGGCGGAGGAGGCGCACCGGGAGCGCTGCGCAGAGCTGGCGGCGCCTTggctggaaaacacacaagcagcCGGAGATAACGCGACAACGTTGCAATTCCGCGGTCGACCCTTTTCCCCGGGAGCCTCGCAAGGCCTGGTGTTCCCAGGAAAATCTCTTTTCAACTTTGTTCGACGCGTTTACCAATGCTGTCACGAGGGATTAACCTGCAGACGCGTCAAAGGGATTCAAGGTCGTTTGAGAGGAG ataGAGATGTGGAGTTTCTTCTCACCAGGGAGATTCTGTCACTAACAGTCACGAGGGCAGAGCTTCACCTTCAACTTTCCAACCCGCAGCACCTGAACGTCCAACCCGTGCTTCCATCCATGGCAAAGCGCAGCCTTCCAACAAG GTACAGTGTGTGGTCACGGGGCAGCCGGCTGGAGCTCAGAGTGGATCTGCTGTTCCTTTTCCAGAGTCTGCAGGAGGCGGCAGGTGGTGCCGGAGGAAGGGGTCCCAGTTTGGTGAACATGAGGCGGGTGGTGTTTTCTTCCAGGGGGGATCCACTCGGAGAAAACCCAGCTCCTCACGCTCTGCATGACGCCGACAGCCACGCGTGGGGGGATGGGGTCGCCAGCGTGCTGCCTGATCTGGAGCTGGGCCTGGTGCTGGGCTGCAGTCAGGCTGGAGCAGGGGTGTCCTGTGGAAGTGGCGGTGTTCACCTTTCACACACACCGTTCATGGCTCTGTACTACAGATGA